One segment of Ferrimicrobium acidiphilum DSM 19497 DNA contains the following:
- the dxs gene encoding 1-deoxy-D-xylulose-5-phosphate synthase — MELENVKGPSDLAELSIAELEDLASQLRHRIVGTVSKNGGHLGSNLGSVEITLALHRSFDSPRDVILFDTGHQAYPHKLLTGRNADFDSLRRRGGISGYPNRSESEHDWIENSHASTALSYAYGMAAAFQLGADDPAALPLRRVVAVVGDGALTGGMAYEALNNIGHRRLPIIIIWNDNGRSYAPTISRLSSSLTKLRLNPSYIQARNRIKQVITDLPKVGNRAVSSLANMTSALREAIEPRVFFEALGVRYTGPIDGHDISELEYALAGAKEWNGPIVIHVLTQKGKGYPPAEDDELQCLHDLKVPQVFSDVEGGPPLSYTQTFSTELVRIGRENPSVVVLTAAMGGPTGLLPFEEAFPHRYFDVGIAEQHAVTSAAGMAMAGLHPVVAIYSTFMSRAFDQVNLDVGLHNLGVTFVMDRAGITGDDGPSHHGILDLVQMLSVANMTVFVPSSVEELRVQLRSAIAIEGPSSLRFSKTLAPRMVRGGVGEGMHARVVREGSSRQVVVGIGKMLVPALLAADLLEADGYDCTVVDPRVIRPCPLELVERLGAAVQVITVEDGLIHGGAGEYLAQIVHEINPHVAFCHLGVPSEYLPHGNADALLTELGLDGLGIAGSIRAFLARTEDPVRRTGR; from the coding sequence ATGGAATTAGAGAACGTTAAGGGTCCGAGTGACCTCGCGGAGTTGAGCATTGCCGAGCTTGAGGATCTCGCGAGCCAGCTTCGCCACAGAATAGTGGGTACGGTCTCGAAAAATGGCGGGCATCTCGGCTCCAACCTTGGGTCGGTCGAGATCACATTGGCGCTCCACCGCAGTTTTGACTCTCCTCGTGATGTGATTCTCTTCGACACTGGACATCAGGCCTACCCGCACAAGCTCCTCACTGGTAGAAATGCCGACTTTGATTCATTACGTCGACGCGGAGGAATTTCCGGTTATCCAAATAGGTCCGAGTCAGAGCACGATTGGATCGAGAATTCGCATGCCTCCACGGCTCTCAGCTACGCTTATGGCATGGCTGCGGCGTTTCAGCTCGGAGCCGATGATCCCGCCGCTCTGCCACTTCGGAGGGTAGTGGCGGTCGTTGGTGATGGTGCATTGACGGGAGGAATGGCGTACGAGGCGCTTAATAATATAGGTCACCGTCGTCTGCCTATTATCATCATCTGGAACGACAATGGACGCTCCTACGCCCCCACGATCTCGAGACTCTCATCATCGTTGACAAAGCTTCGGCTGAACCCCTCCTATATTCAGGCTCGTAACCGTATTAAGCAGGTAATCACAGACCTGCCAAAGGTTGGGAATCGTGCAGTAAGTTCTCTTGCAAACATGACGTCTGCTTTGCGTGAAGCGATCGAACCCCGGGTGTTCTTCGAGGCGCTCGGGGTGCGCTACACCGGACCCATTGACGGTCACGATATCTCTGAGTTAGAGTACGCACTCGCCGGCGCCAAGGAGTGGAATGGACCGATAGTGATCCACGTGCTCACTCAGAAGGGCAAGGGCTATCCTCCTGCCGAAGATGATGAGTTGCAGTGTCTACATGATCTTAAGGTTCCACAGGTCTTTTCGGACGTTGAGGGTGGTCCACCCTTGTCTTACACCCAGACATTCTCAACTGAGCTCGTCCGAATCGGCCGCGAGAATCCATCAGTGGTAGTTTTGACGGCTGCTATGGGTGGCCCTACAGGGCTACTTCCTTTTGAAGAAGCGTTCCCTCATCGCTATTTTGATGTGGGAATCGCTGAACAACACGCGGTGACCTCGGCGGCTGGAATGGCGATGGCCGGCCTGCATCCCGTGGTTGCAATCTATTCAACCTTTATGTCGCGCGCCTTTGATCAGGTGAACCTCGACGTAGGGCTCCACAATCTCGGAGTTACCTTCGTCATGGATCGCGCCGGAATTACCGGTGATGATGGACCGAGCCATCACGGCATCCTGGACCTGGTGCAGATGCTCTCGGTCGCTAACATGACAGTTTTCGTACCCTCATCGGTAGAGGAGTTGCGCGTTCAACTCCGTTCAGCCATCGCGATCGAGGGCCCCTCCTCGCTCAGATTCTCCAAGACCCTTGCCCCTCGAATGGTGCGAGGTGGAGTTGGAGAAGGCATGCACGCTCGAGTGGTCCGTGAGGGCTCGAGCCGACAGGTGGTGGTTGGAATAGGGAAGATGCTGGTTCCAGCTCTTCTTGCCGCAGACCTGTTGGAGGCGGACGGATACGACTGCACCGTGGTTGATCCGAGGGTTATCCGACCCTGTCCGCTCGAGTTGGTTGAGCGACTCGGAGCGGCAGTTCAAGTGATCACGGTGGAAGATGGTCTCATTCATGGAGGCGCGGGTGAGTACCTTGCTCAGATCGTGCATGAGATCAACCCTCATGTGGCCTTTTGTCATCTTGGTGTGCCGAGCGAGTACCTACCACACGGGAATGCGGATGCGCTTCTTACCGAACTTGGACTTGATGGCTTGGGTATTGCTGGTTCTATTCGAGCCTTCCTTGCTCGAACAGAGGACCCGGTTCGTCGCACTGGGCGTTAG
- a CDS encoding SOS response-associated peptidase family protein, protein MCARFEQNIGPAECHQLLLTLGLTMVVPSPRAPTVLPTDQAIVFSRERIFQASFGFRRVGRPMLINARSESMHERPTFRRLLDRGRALVPMNGFYESGPAGIVLFSPSATTPLIFAAGLVDYSLQSFVILTRDADEFVAPIHGRMPALVRPSNALSWLVDGVLQYDAIALDTTTLPTSERKNRQLKTATNAQCDEPGPLFEQGRLE, encoded by the coding sequence ATGTGCGCACGATTCGAACAAAATATCGGCCCAGCCGAGTGCCATCAGCTTTTGTTGACACTGGGTTTGACGATGGTTGTGCCAAGCCCACGGGCTCCGACGGTTCTACCGACCGATCAGGCCATCGTTTTTTCCCGAGAACGAATCTTTCAGGCATCATTTGGCTTCCGGCGCGTGGGTAGACCCATGCTGATCAATGCACGATCAGAGAGTATGCACGAACGTCCTACCTTCAGACGCCTTCTCGATCGAGGGCGGGCACTGGTGCCAATGAATGGATTCTACGAGTCCGGACCGGCTGGCATCGTCCTCTTTAGCCCATCGGCGACAACTCCGTTGATCTTCGCCGCTGGGTTAGTCGACTACTCGCTGCAGTCTTTCGTGATCCTCACTCGAGATGCAGACGAGTTCGTAGCGCCTATCCACGGCAGAATGCCGGCACTGGTTCGACCATCGAACGCCCTAAGCTGGCTTGTAGATGGGGTGCTCCAGTACGACGCAATCGCCCTCGACACCACTACCTTGCCCACCTCAGAGCGAAAAAATCGGCAGCTGAAAACAGCGACTAACGCCCAGTGCGACGAACCGGGTCCTCTGTTCGAGCAAGGAAGGCTCGAATAG
- a CDS encoding sensor histidine kinase, with translation MNVLLKLRQSRFWSVPIGTGIVAILAVVGAWVEAHPQNHYSGLHLISQPPLIAFMIPLAAAIALLFVRKHPVAVFLFTVIAAIAWSALGQLNGATLVPILVAGFWMAQEDSWRKTALVGLAATIVLWFANGAFGPFGFIGGPGLTMWPEMIAALALGGVASARRLWREEAQARQRDVERAREEEIHLIINQERMRIARELHDVVAHTMAMINIQASAAQLLIDTDPSRASTAIVEIRSASKSGLKELRSILAIMRPPERDEAHGEVVPDLPAIQRLIADWSQAGVSTTLVISGEPGELPTEVVLASFRIIQEALTNVARHAKNPTTQVTLAYTPTSLTIEVTNTTSSPVSDFQEGAGSGLIGMQERVRSLSGSFTAGPLGDDGFQIRVVLQLKEGASLEDMTASGLSNTSQSGVNHSDGR, from the coding sequence ATGAATGTTTTGTTGAAACTCCGACAGTCGCGATTCTGGTCGGTCCCAATTGGCACCGGGATAGTCGCAATCCTTGCAGTTGTCGGCGCCTGGGTCGAGGCCCATCCTCAGAACCATTACTCAGGGCTCCATCTCATCTCCCAGCCTCCGCTTATCGCGTTCATGATTCCGTTAGCAGCAGCGATAGCCCTTCTCTTTGTCCGTAAGCACCCAGTGGCGGTGTTTCTCTTCACCGTCATTGCTGCGATCGCATGGTCGGCTCTTGGTCAGTTGAACGGGGCGACACTTGTTCCAATACTTGTGGCAGGCTTCTGGATGGCCCAGGAGGATAGCTGGCGGAAGACGGCTCTAGTTGGACTGGCCGCCACCATCGTGCTCTGGTTCGCAAATGGCGCATTTGGGCCATTTGGGTTCATTGGCGGTCCTGGCCTCACCATGTGGCCGGAGATGATCGCAGCCCTCGCCCTTGGCGGAGTCGCCTCGGCTCGACGCCTTTGGCGGGAGGAGGCGCAAGCGCGCCAACGTGACGTTGAACGAGCTCGCGAGGAAGAGATCCATCTGATTATCAACCAAGAGCGGATGCGAATCGCTCGAGAACTACATGACGTCGTAGCCCACACGATGGCCATGATTAACATCCAAGCCAGCGCTGCTCAGCTACTTATCGACACTGATCCCAGTCGCGCCTCGACAGCTATCGTTGAGATTCGTTCGGCTAGTAAATCAGGGCTTAAGGAGTTGAGGTCAATCCTGGCGATTATGCGACCGCCGGAACGGGACGAGGCTCACGGCGAAGTTGTCCCAGATTTGCCTGCGATTCAAAGGCTCATAGCTGACTGGAGTCAAGCTGGCGTGTCTACCACACTTGTCATTAGTGGTGAACCTGGCGAGCTTCCCACCGAGGTTGTACTGGCGAGCTTCCGCATTATCCAGGAGGCTCTCACCAATGTGGCACGACATGCGAAGAACCCGACTACTCAGGTAACGCTTGCGTACACCCCGACTTCGTTGACGATCGAGGTGACAAACACTACCAGTAGCCCAGTCTCTGACTTTCAAGAAGGAGCAGGGTCGGGTCTGATCGGCATGCAAGAACGAGTGCGATCACTCTCAGGTTCCTTCACCGCTGGCCCTCTCGGTGATGACGGCTTTCAAATACGAGTGGTCCTACAACTCAAAGAAGGAGCGAGCCTGGAGGACATGACAGCCTCTGGGCTCAGCAACACATCACAATCTGGTGTCAACCACTCTGATGGTCGCTGA
- a CDS encoding sterol desaturase family protein has protein sequence MTFVAIIIATFIVMEPVAYLAHRAIMHGVGWVLHASHHLPRETRFEANDLFPIGFALPTIILFWQATSHHPILLPIAIGITLYGAAYSFVHDFYIHQRLGAIPKVRYLEYLKRCHALHHLYNEEPYGMLAPVIPARLRPMMQLEVVQNWNPSSIKS, from the coding sequence ATGACCTTTGTCGCGATTATCATCGCCACCTTTATCGTCATGGAACCAGTAGCGTATCTTGCTCACCGGGCGATCATGCACGGCGTAGGCTGGGTTCTCCACGCCTCGCATCACCTTCCTCGAGAGACTCGGTTTGAAGCCAACGACCTGTTCCCCATCGGGTTTGCCTTACCCACCATCATCCTCTTTTGGCAAGCTACCTCACATCATCCGATCCTGCTACCGATCGCTATCGGCATCACGCTGTACGGTGCCGCCTATAGCTTCGTGCATGACTTCTACATTCACCAACGCCTCGGCGCGATACCCAAAGTGCGCTATCTTGAGTACCTAAAACGTTGCCATGCCCTCCACCATCTCTATAACGAAGAGCCCTACGGTATGCTTGCCCCAGTGATACCAGCTCGACTCAGACCCATGATGCAGCTCGAGGTCGTCCAGAACTGGAATCCGAGTTCGATAAAGTCGTAG
- a CDS encoding DUF6069 family protein yields the protein MTIVANHEQLSSPVKMRIFAVHNAVVAAVVAWVVEVHVLGIHLGIRFGTGAATTLGLAQIIGVSLAVSLLGWALLSIAERRLPRATILWTVVAVGVVVASLALPLTATTSTTAMIGLIIMHILIGAGFIPFMYRSSLSRSVRTL from the coding sequence ATGACGATAGTGGCGAATCACGAGCAGTTAAGCAGTCCCGTAAAGATGAGGATCTTTGCCGTTCATAATGCGGTTGTGGCCGCAGTTGTCGCGTGGGTTGTAGAGGTTCACGTACTCGGGATCCATCTTGGAATTCGATTTGGAACTGGAGCCGCAACCACTTTGGGGCTCGCCCAAATCATCGGCGTGAGCCTAGCAGTTTCACTTCTTGGATGGGCGCTGCTCTCCATCGCGGAGCGAAGGCTACCTCGTGCGACCATCCTTTGGACGGTGGTCGCCGTTGGAGTGGTGGTGGCATCGCTTGCCCTTCCGCTGACAGCCACAACGTCCACCACTGCCATGATTGGCCTCATAATAATGCACATCCTGATTGGAGCTGGGTTCATACCGTTTATGTACCGGTCGAGTCTATCGAGGTCAGTGCGCACGCTCTAA
- a CDS encoding phytoene/squalene synthase family protein has product MTTEKLSKEVVAPARALNQRHGKTYYLASLLLSGDVRPYVFALYGFCRYVDDIVDVENDDPALRLRKVDGFRERFLTEVCRGSSEDPILAATIATIEHFGMSIEYFERFLTSMRQDFLVSRYPCLADLLAYMDGSAAVIGEMMLPILRADDPGARAPARALGNAFQMTNFLRDIGEDLNRGRIYIPEEDIERFGAWDSFGSRRVTDEFRELMAFEIARTRGWYSDSFAGDDYLQGRALRCIRAARNLYAAILDEIERVNYDVFTARAVVSRTKRVKLLIRAGFRP; this is encoded by the coding sequence ATGACAACAGAAAAACTCTCTAAAGAGGTGGTAGCGCCTGCACGAGCGCTCAACCAACGCCATGGCAAAACCTATTACCTAGCGTCACTGCTGCTCTCAGGCGACGTGCGTCCCTACGTCTTTGCGCTCTACGGTTTCTGTCGCTATGTCGACGATATCGTCGATGTTGAGAATGATGATCCAGCACTACGTCTTCGTAAGGTCGATGGCTTCCGTGAGCGCTTCTTGACGGAGGTGTGCCGTGGTAGCTCTGAAGATCCCATTCTGGCGGCCACTATTGCGACGATCGAGCATTTTGGTATGTCAATCGAGTACTTCGAGCGTTTTCTTACCTCGATGCGTCAGGATTTTCTCGTCAGTCGCTACCCGTGTCTTGCGGACCTACTCGCCTACATGGACGGTTCGGCCGCAGTGATTGGCGAGATGATGCTCCCTATTCTTAGGGCTGATGATCCAGGTGCGCGCGCACCGGCGCGAGCGCTCGGCAACGCCTTCCAGATGACTAATTTCCTGCGCGATATTGGGGAAGATCTCAATCGTGGTCGCATCTACATCCCTGAGGAGGACATCGAGCGCTTTGGCGCCTGGGACTCTTTTGGCTCTCGCAGGGTTACGGATGAGTTTCGCGAGCTGATGGCCTTCGAAATTGCGAGAACTCGGGGTTGGTATTCAGACTCATTTGCAGGTGATGATTACCTGCAAGGGAGGGCACTTCGGTGTATTCGAGCTGCTCGCAACCTATATGCAGCGATACTAGATGAGATTGAGCGAGTTAATTATGACGTGTTTACCGCTCGGGCTGTGGTAAGTCGAACCAAGCGTGTGAAGCTCCTGATACGAGCTGGTTTTCGTCCCTAG
- a CDS encoding lycopene cyclase domain-containing protein → MAHLQYLILMALCLMVTLPLELLGARVWRQPRRLAPTIAIVAITFSLFDAFSIHQRLWTYASQFTTGIRLAGVLPIEEVAFFIVIPICALLTFETVRHRQQIVARLKQRRG, encoded by the coding sequence ATGGCTCATCTCCAGTACCTTATATTGATGGCCCTCTGCCTCATGGTCACCCTCCCACTTGAGTTGCTTGGTGCACGGGTTTGGCGTCAGCCTCGAAGACTCGCGCCGACAATAGCAATCGTCGCAATCACCTTCTCGCTCTTTGACGCGTTCTCAATCCACCAACGGCTATGGACCTACGCGAGCCAATTTACCACCGGAATCAGGCTAGCCGGTGTTCTGCCCATCGAAGAGGTTGCGTTCTTTATCGTGATACCCATCTGTGCCCTATTGACCTTTGAAACAGTTCGCCACCGCCAGCAGATCGTCGCGCGGCTAAAGCAACGGAGAGGCTGA
- a CDS encoding DUF6671 family protein produces the protein METSLTPWDGALVALATRHGKEREIAPPLFGVGLVTRVVALDTDRFGTFAGEVPRQGSARDTVLAKARAGLIAAGLPRGVASEGTLGPYPDLPVLTYDHELIGFVDVELGLVVVEEAMSFETVVASTRARVGDDLTRFLQRVDFPAQGLIVRRGDGDLGDLVKGIVTLEQLKDALFRISGISTDGEVVIETDQRAHLCPTRRTVIREAADRLAQRLACRCPSCSCPGFGLLEHESGLPCRACGAETSLDRAIVEGCSRCGERIRTPIASLADPTQCAFCNP, from the coding sequence ATGGAAACGTCTCTTACTCCCTGGGATGGTGCACTGGTGGCGCTTGCGACTCGACACGGCAAAGAGCGGGAGATAGCTCCTCCCCTTTTTGGTGTCGGTCTAGTCACCCGTGTCGTTGCGCTCGATACTGACCGCTTTGGTACTTTCGCAGGCGAAGTTCCTCGGCAGGGATCTGCCCGAGATACTGTGCTCGCCAAGGCTCGTGCCGGCCTAATCGCTGCTGGATTGCCGCGGGGAGTTGCATCAGAGGGGACACTCGGACCGTACCCAGATCTGCCTGTGTTGACCTACGATCATGAGCTCATCGGGTTTGTCGATGTCGAGTTAGGGCTGGTGGTTGTAGAGGAGGCGATGAGCTTCGAGACAGTGGTGGCCTCGACTCGAGCTCGAGTTGGTGACGATCTGACTAGATTCTTGCAACGTGTAGATTTCCCCGCCCAAGGCCTAATCGTGAGACGAGGCGATGGAGATCTAGGCGATCTCGTCAAGGGTATCGTTACCCTCGAGCAGTTGAAAGATGCTCTCTTTAGGATATCCGGGATCTCCACCGATGGAGAGGTAGTCATCGAGACCGATCAGCGTGCCCATCTATGCCCTACACGAAGAACGGTGATTCGTGAGGCCGCAGATCGGCTCGCCCAACGATTAGCGTGTCGCTGTCCAAGCTGCTCGTGTCCGGGTTTTGGCCTGCTGGAGCATGAATCTGGATTGCCTTGCCGAGCCTGTGGTGCAGAGACCAGCCTGGATCGAGCGATTGTCGAGGGCTGTTCCCGATGTGGGGAGCGGATACGGACGCCGATCGCCTCACTGGCGGATCCGACGCAGTGCGCCTTCTGCAATCCATAA
- a CDS encoding acyltransferase family protein, giving the protein MTTATVPAKGIQPAKSVQPQRSQRLPRLNSLRLFAAIGVVLCHVGYFFTSVRVLRKAEVYGYGGVEFFFLLSGFVLTWAWANRRPQVRSFWWRRVAKLYPITLALMVFAYLALPQYERIPGVKGKVLELTLLQAWWPSQRIYFGGNGVSWSLSCEIFFYLVFPFVLAGVKRLRTTGFWTLGAVTLLLLVMAPLIANLTGVSEPVRYWLFFVFPPYQFGFFLLGMLMARAVAGGLRFPKPTLVFAAALVWLGALVAVGAFYSLYHNNGLPRPLVLLVALPAFVAMLVSAASKDLRHDESILTSRKLTYLGVISFELYLVHKPLFLLVQPLGVWNNSGGLEGVLVFAGYLGIAIVVAIALHHLFQAPIERVLTRSPDPLRWSRRCGSWLKSAMTSGVEIVAYKLKGRKGEIKRGSVSSRKLRD; this is encoded by the coding sequence ATGACAACTGCGACGGTGCCTGCCAAGGGGATTCAACCCGCCAAGTCTGTCCAACCGCAGCGCTCACAGCGACTGCCAAGACTGAACTCACTGAGATTATTCGCAGCGATTGGTGTGGTGCTTTGCCATGTTGGCTATTTCTTCACCAGCGTTCGCGTGTTGCGCAAGGCTGAAGTCTATGGCTATGGCGGTGTCGAGTTCTTCTTTCTCCTCTCTGGCTTTGTCTTGACCTGGGCGTGGGCGAACCGACGCCCACAGGTACGCAGTTTTTGGTGGCGCAGAGTTGCCAAGCTTTACCCAATCACACTTGCGTTGATGGTATTTGCCTACCTGGCGCTTCCTCAGTATGAACGTATTCCTGGAGTCAAGGGCAAGGTGCTAGAACTCACCCTCCTTCAGGCGTGGTGGCCAAGCCAACGAATCTACTTTGGCGGTAATGGAGTAAGTTGGTCGCTGTCGTGCGAGATCTTCTTCTACCTCGTCTTCCCATTTGTGTTAGCAGGAGTGAAGCGACTGCGGACCACCGGATTTTGGACCTTGGGTGCTGTTACGTTATTGCTCCTCGTTATGGCTCCGCTCATCGCAAACTTAACTGGCGTATCTGAGCCGGTTCGCTATTGGTTATTCTTTGTCTTTCCTCCCTACCAGTTTGGATTCTTCCTGCTTGGTATGTTGATGGCTCGAGCGGTTGCAGGCGGCCTACGATTCCCTAAACCCACGCTTGTCTTCGCTGCTGCACTTGTCTGGCTTGGAGCGCTAGTAGCGGTGGGTGCTTTCTACTCGCTCTATCACAACAATGGACTACCACGACCGTTGGTGCTTTTGGTGGCGTTGCCGGCCTTCGTGGCCATGCTGGTTTCTGCTGCTTCTAAGGATCTTCGCCATGATGAATCGATACTGACAAGTCGCAAACTCACCTATCTTGGTGTGATCTCTTTCGAGCTCTACTTGGTCCATAAGCCATTGTTTTTGTTGGTGCAACCGTTAGGAGTCTGGAATAATAGCGGCGGCCTTGAGGGAGTTCTCGTCTTTGCGGGCTACCTTGGCATTGCGATCGTCGTCGCTATCGCCCTGCATCATCTGTTTCAGGCGCCCATCGAGCGTGTCTTGACCCGTTCTCCCGATCCTCTACGATGGTCACGGCGCTGCGGGAGTTGGTTGAAATCAGCCATGACCAGTGGGGTGGAGATTGTTGCATACAAGCTCAAGGGAAGAAAAGGTGAGATCAAGCGCGGATCGGTCAGCAGTCGCAAGCTCCGGGATTGA
- a CDS encoding response regulator transcription factor — MIRLMLVDDQALIRVGLRVLLESADDIEVVAEAADGKAAMELLHVQPVDVVLMDIRMPILDGLAATKIIAADPDLTETRIIMLTTFAEDEYILEAIRNGASGFLVKESEPSELVNAVRVVYRGEALLSPSVTRSLIANIARRSTPVPTNQSALDILSDREREVLVLVGSGLSNTAIAEKIYLSPLTVKTHVSHIMSKLEVRDRAQLVVIAYETGLIRPSLS; from the coding sequence ATGATCCGTCTAATGCTCGTCGACGACCAGGCGCTGATTCGGGTTGGGTTGAGAGTGCTACTAGAGTCAGCTGACGATATTGAGGTGGTTGCCGAGGCGGCTGATGGCAAAGCCGCGATGGAGCTGTTGCACGTACAACCCGTTGACGTCGTCTTGATGGATATTCGAATGCCTATCCTGGATGGACTGGCAGCGACCAAGATTATCGCGGCCGATCCCGATCTCACTGAGACGCGCATCATCATGCTCACCACCTTCGCAGAGGACGAGTACATACTTGAGGCCATTAGGAATGGCGCTAGTGGCTTTCTCGTCAAAGAAAGTGAACCGTCCGAACTGGTTAATGCGGTACGAGTTGTCTATCGAGGTGAAGCACTGCTATCTCCGAGTGTAACTAGATCACTAATCGCCAACATTGCGAGGAGGAGTACCCCGGTACCGACGAACCAATCTGCGCTCGATATCTTGAGCGATCGAGAGCGAGAGGTGCTCGTACTCGTTGGATCTGGTCTCAGCAACACTGCGATTGCCGAGAAGATCTACCTCAGCCCATTGACGGTTAAGACCCATGTCAGCCACATCATGTCGAAGCTTGAGGTGCGCGATCGTGCTCAACTTGTGGTTATCGCCTATGAGACTGGCCTGATCCGTCCCTCTCTGTCATGA
- a CDS encoding phytoene desaturase family protein, whose product MPPSVVVVGAGFAGMTSAVELARQGVRVTVVDRLSYPGGRSGRYDRDGFMMDTGPTVFTMPELFRDIFRRAGVDPDDYVAFRRLEPGYRAVFADAHAIDGRGRLSTFSNPDQMYAEIETHVSRSEAEGYLRFRRYLEELFAVEFPSFIDAQLNSVAALLRDPGSLIRLARLRGFQRLPSVVEHYFSDERLQRLFSFQALYAGLSPLKALGIFAIISYMDVVLGVVQPVGGMRAAVDALERLALDLGVDFRYEHEVEAFVLHERQVTGVITNKGSLACDAVITSTDPGQLSRMLGRPFRRRGGLRWQMSPSCFLSLRGIRGELPNTLGHHNIFFASEWSEAFDDLVGHGRVMADPSTLISVPTRSDPELAPQGAHIVYALEPTPSLEGRFDWERLSDGFVSRFDRRLERSGIARDFETVVRYDLDPRDWARMGMDAGTPFSVAHTFFQSGPFRPSMVDPTIHNLVRTGSGTTPGVGLPLVMVSGRLSAGLAKDLLR is encoded by the coding sequence ATGCCACCTTCGGTCGTGGTAGTGGGCGCTGGCTTTGCTGGAATGACTTCAGCTGTTGAGCTCGCTCGCCAGGGCGTCCGTGTGACGGTGGTGGATAGGCTCTCCTACCCAGGAGGGCGCTCCGGTCGTTATGACAGAGACGGTTTCATGATGGATACTGGGCCAACCGTATTTACGATGCCAGAGCTGTTTCGTGACATCTTTCGTAGGGCAGGAGTCGACCCAGATGATTACGTCGCCTTTAGGCGACTTGAACCAGGCTATCGAGCCGTGTTCGCCGATGCTCATGCTATTGACGGTCGTGGTCGGCTGTCCACCTTCTCTAATCCTGACCAGATGTATGCCGAGATCGAGACCCATGTCTCGCGGAGCGAAGCCGAGGGCTATCTGCGGTTCCGCCGTTACCTCGAAGAGTTGTTCGCTGTCGAATTTCCATCGTTTATTGATGCACAACTCAATAGTGTGGCTGCACTGTTGCGCGACCCAGGCTCCCTGATACGACTGGCGCGTCTGCGCGGGTTCCAACGCCTTCCTAGTGTCGTCGAGCACTACTTTAGTGATGAACGCCTCCAGCGGCTTTTTAGTTTTCAGGCGTTGTACGCTGGACTTTCTCCGCTTAAAGCCCTAGGGATTTTTGCGATCATCAGCTATATGGATGTCGTGTTAGGAGTGGTTCAGCCGGTGGGAGGCATGCGAGCCGCAGTCGATGCGCTCGAGCGGCTGGCTCTAGATCTCGGAGTCGATTTTCGCTACGAACATGAGGTGGAGGCGTTCGTGTTGCACGAGCGGCAGGTCACTGGCGTCATCACCAACAAAGGGTCGTTGGCATGTGATGCCGTCATCACCTCGACCGACCCCGGACAACTTTCACGCATGCTCGGCAGACCATTCCGGCGCCGAGGCGGGCTGCGCTGGCAGATGTCGCCATCGTGTTTTCTTTCACTACGTGGGATTCGTGGAGAACTGCCGAATACCCTTGGTCATCACAACATCTTCTTTGCCTCCGAGTGGTCTGAGGCGTTTGATGACCTGGTTGGCCACGGCCGTGTGATGGCCGATCCCTCGACTCTGATCAGCGTACCAACGCGATCAGATCCTGAGCTAGCTCCTCAGGGTGCGCACATCGTCTATGCACTTGAACCCACTCCGAGCTTGGAGGGGAGGTTCGATTGGGAACGATTGTCAGATGGCTTTGTCAGCCGATTCGATCGACGATTGGAGCGTTCCGGGATCGCTAGAGATTTCGAGACTGTCGTTCGTTATGATCTTGATCCGCGTGACTGGGCTCGAATGGGAATGGACGCAGGCACCCCCTTTTCGGTTGCGCATACATTTTTTCAAAGCGGCCCGTTTCGGCCATCTATGGTAGATCCAACGATTCATAATTTGGTTCGTACTGGGTCTGGGACTACTCCAGGTGTTGGCCTTCCGTTGGTGATGGTCTCCGGTAGGTTGTCGGCCGGACTCGCCAAGGATCTTCTTAGATGA
- a CDS encoding lycopene cyclase domain-containing protein: protein MGIYTAEALAAVIVTVIIDLLITRSGAIRTLNFWITWIIVALFQIPVDGWLTKLSSPIVIYNPHQFSKIRFPFSIPIEDFAYGFALTLLTITLWLRLAPKSHSVSKDSAG, encoded by the coding sequence ATGGGCATCTATACAGCAGAGGCGCTAGCGGCAGTCATCGTCACCGTTATCATCGACCTCTTGATCACCAGGTCGGGTGCGATTAGAACTCTCAACTTCTGGATTACCTGGATCATCGTGGCACTCTTCCAAATTCCTGTGGATGGCTGGCTCACCAAGCTGTCGAGCCCCATCGTCATCTACAATCCTCACCAGTTCTCCAAGATTCGATTCCCTTTCTCGATTCCGATCGAAGACTTCGCCTATGGGTTTGCACTCACGCTTCTCACGATCACGTTGTGGCTTCGCCTGGCACCCAAGAGCCACTCCGTCAGCAAGGACAGCGCAGGCTAA